catctgctccaataacatccactgcagctccaacaacgacaacagctgctccaacaaccacagctactcctaCAACCACGgtagcagctccaacaacaacaacagcttctccaacaccaaccatagctgctccaacaaccacaactgcatttccaaaaacaagcaaagctgctttaacaacaaccactgcagcaccaacaacaaaaacttcatttccaacaacaaccacagctgctccaacaacaaccacatctgctccaataacatccactgcagctccaacaatgacgacagcggctccaacaaccacagctgctcctacaaccacgacagcagctccaacaacgacaacatcatctccaacaccaaccatagctgcaccaacaacaaccacagctgttccatcgacaaccacagctgctccaacaaccacagctgctcctacaactatgacagcaactccaacaacaacaacaacaaccacaacagctccaacaccaacaatagctgctcaaacaacaaccacagctgctcaaacaacaaccacagctgctccaaaaacaacaacagcagctcaaacaacaaccacagccactccaacaacaaccacagctgctccaacaccaaccactgcagctcatacaatgtcgacgacagctcaaacaataaccactgctgctcgaacaaggactgcaattccaacaaccacagccgctccaatctcaaccacagctgctccaacaaccacatcttctccaacaaccacactagccccacaaaccaccacagcagctgcaacaacaacaactgcagctcaaacaacaacaacagcagttcCAACCACAACAgtagctctaacaacaaccacagctgctcccacaaccatAACAGCTGTTCCAACCACATCCACAATTGatccaaaaaccacagctgctccaacaaccacagcagctccgacagccacaacaacatctccaacacaaaccacagctgctccaacaacaaccacatctgctccaataacatccactgcagctccaacaacgacaacagctgctccaacaaccacagctactcctaCAACCACGgtagcagctccaacaacaacaacagcttctccaacaccaaccatagctgctccaacaaccacaactgcatttccaaaaacaagcaaagctgctttaacaacaaccactgcagcaccaacaacaaaaacttcatttccaacaacaaccacagctgctccaacaacaaacacagctacttcaacaccaacaacaaccacaacagctccaacaccaaccatagctgctcaaacaacaaccacagctgctcaaacaacaaccacagccactccaacaacaaccacagctgctccaacaccaaccactgcagctcatacaatgtcgacgacagctcaaacaataaccactgctgctcgaacaaggactgcaattccaacaaccacagccgctccaatctcaaccacagctgctccaacaaccacatcttctccaacaaccacaccagccccacaaaccaccacagcagctccaacaacaacaacttcagctcaaacaacaacaacagctgttccaACCACATCCACAATTGATCCaaaaaccacagcagctcctacagccacaacaacatctccaacacaaaccacagctgctccaccaACAACCAAAGCAGttcctacaacaaccacagcagctaaaacaacaaccacatctgctcaaataacatccactgcagctccaacaatgacgacagctgctccaacaacaacagctgctcctacaaccacgacagtagctccaacaacgacaacatcatctccaacaccaaccacagctgctccaacaacaactacatcatctaaatcaacaaccacagcttctccaatgacatccactgcagctccaacaacgacaacagctgctccaacaaccacagctactcctacaaccacgacagcagctccaacaacaacaacagcttctccaacaccaaccattgctgcaacaataaacacagctgctccaacaacaaccatagctgcaccaacaaccaccactgcagcttcaacaacaaccatagccgctccaacaacaaccacagctgctccaacatccacagctgatcctacaaccacgacagcagctccaacaacaaccacagcttctccaacaatgACAACTGCATCAACAActacagctccaacaacaactacagcaacaacagccacagctgctccaacaaccacgaGAACAGCTCCAAAAACGACGACACAAGCTCTAACTACAACcaaagcagctccaacaaccacagctgctcgtacaactctgacagcagctacaacaaccacagtagccccacaaaccaccacaaAGGTTCCAACAAGCACCATTCCGGCTCCAACATCatccacagcagctccaacaacaaccacatccactccaacaacaaccacagccactccaacaacaaccacagctgctccaacaccaaccactgcagctcatacaatgtcgacgacagctcaaacaataaccactgctgctcgaacaaggactgcaattccaacaaccacagccgttCCAAtctcaaccacagctgctctaacaacaaccactgcagctccaataacaaccacagctgcaccaacaaccatcacagctgctcccacaacaacagctgctcctacaactatgacagcaactccaacaacaacaacaaccacaacagctccaacaccaattattgctgctcaaacaacatccacagctgcatcaacaacaaccatagccgctccaacaacaaccacagctccaacaacaactacagcaacaacgaccacagccgccccaacaacaaccacaattgctcaaacaaccacaactgcagctcaaacaacaaccacagcttatACAACAatcacagccactccaacaacaaccacagccactctaacaacgaccacagccactccaacaacaacttctgctgcaccaacaaccaccactgcatctccaacaatgaccacagcttctccaacaacaaccacagctgctacaacaacaactgcagctacaacaaccactgctgctccaacaacaaccactgcagctccaataacaaccacagctgcaccaacaacaaccacagcttacacaacaaccacaaccagtccaacaacaaccacagccgctctaACAATGACCagagccgctccaacaacaaccacaaccgctacaacaacaacttctgctgcaccaacaacaaccacagctgctccaacatccaccactgcagctccaacaacaacagctcctccaataacaaccacagctgctccaacaacaaccacagccgcgccaacaacaaccacagctgctccaacaatgacaactgcatcaacaaccacagctccaacaacaactacagcaacaacagccacagttgctccaacaaccacgaaaacagctccaacaccaattatagctgctcaaacaacaaccacagctgctccaacaccaacaatttcagctcaaacaacaaccacagctgttccatcttcaaccacagctgctccaacaaccacagttgttccaacaacaacagttgTTCCTACAACCACGaaaacagctccaacaacgacgacagaagctccaactacaaccacagctgctccatcatccacagccgctccaacaacaattacagctgctccaacaccaacaactgcagctcatACAATGTCGACGACAGCTCAAACAATAACCACTGACGCTCGAACAAGGACTGAaattccaacaaccacagccgttCCAAtctcaaccacagctgctccaacaaccacatcttctccaacaaccacaccggccccacaaaccaccacagcagctccaacaacaacaactgcagctcaaacaacaacaacagcagttcCAACCACATCCACAATTGatccaaaaaccacagctgctccaacaacaacagcagtagctccaacaacaaccacagcagctccaacaacaacagcagtagctccaacaacaaccacagcagctccaacaacagcagcagcagctccaacaacgaccacaagtgctccaacaacaaccacagcatctccaacaacaaccatagccaCTCCAACAGCAACCACggcctctccaacaacaacagcaggagctccaacaacaacagcaggtcaaaaaacctccacagatgatccaacaacaaccacagtcgCTACAAAAACAatagcagctccaacaacaaccacagctactccaacaacaaccacggcctCTGCAACAATAAcggcagcagctccaacaacaaccaaagcagctccaacaatgaccTCAAgtactccaacaacaaccacagctgctataacaaccacagctgctaccACAACAACgacagcaacaacagccacagctgctccaacaaccaccactgaagctccaacaacaaccacagcttctacaacaacaaccacagcaacaacaaccacagctgctccaacaaccaccactgaaggtccaacaacaaccacagcaacaacaaccacaacagcagctctaacaacaaccacagcagctccaacaacaacagcagcagctccaacaacgaccacaagtgctccaacaacaaccacagcatctccaacaacaaccatagcctctccaacaacaacagcaggtcaAAAAACCTCCATAGATGATCCAACaacagcatctccaacaacaaccacagccactacaacaacaacagcagcagctccaacaacaaccacagctgctccaccaacaaccacatcagctccaacaacaaccacagcagctccaacaccaacgacagctgctccaacaaccactgcaacaacaaccacaacagcagctctgacaacaaccacagcagctatgacaacaacagaagcagctccaacaacgaccacaagtgctccaacaacaacaacagcatctccaacaacaaccatagcctctccaacaacaagagcaggagctccaacaacaacatcaggTCAAAAAACCTCCATAAATGATCCAACaacagcatctccaacaacaaccacagccactacgacaacaacagcagcagctccaacaacaaccacagctgctcccacaacaactacagcaacaacaaccacagctgctccaacaacaaccacagcaacaacaaccacaacctcaacagcagctctaacaacaaccacagctgctcccacaacaatagcagcagctcaaacaacaaccacagcagctccaacaacaacagcagtagctccaacaacaaccacagccgctccaacaacagcagcagcagctccaacaacgaccacaagtgctccaacaacaaccacagcatctccaacaacaaccatagccaCTCCAACAGCAACCACggcctctccaacaacaacagcaggagctccaacaacaacagcaggtcaaaaaacctccacagatgatccaacaacaaccacagccgctacAAAAACAatagcagctccaacaacaaccacagctactccaacaacaaccacggcctCTGCAACAATAAcggcagcagctccaacaacaaccaaagcagctccaacaatgaccTCAAgtactccaacaacaaccacagctgctataacaaccacagctgctaccACAACAACgacagcaacaacagccacagctgctccaacaaccaccactgaaggtccaacaacaaccacagcaacaacaaccacaacagcagctctaacaacaaccacagcagctccaacaacaacagcagcagctccaacaacgaccacaagtgctccaacaacaaccacagcatctccaacaacaaccatagcctctccaacaacaacggcaggagctccaacaacaacagcaggtcaAAAAACCTCCATAGATGATCCAACaacagcatctccaacaacaaccacagccactacaacaacaacagcagcagctccaacaacaaccacagctgctccaccaacaaccacatcagctccaacaacaaccacagcagctccaacaccaacgacagctgctccaacaaccactgcaacaacaaccacaacagcagctctgacaacaaccacagcagctatgacaacaacagaagcagctccaacaacgaccacaagtgctccaacaacaacaacagcatctccaacaacatccatagcctctccaacaacaagagcaggagctccaacaacaacatcaggTCAAAAAACCTCCATAGATGATCCAACaacagcatctccaacaacaaccacagccactacgacaacaacagcagcagctccaacaacaaccacagctgctcccacaacaactacagcaacaacaaccacagctgctccaacaacaaccacagcaacaacaaccacaacctcaacagcagctctaacaacaaccacagctgctcccacaacaatagcagcagctcaaacaacaaccacagcagctccaacaacaacagcagtagctccaacaacaaccacagccgctccaacaacagcagcagcagctccaacaacgaccacaagtgctccaacaacaaccacagcatctccaacaacaaccatagccaCTCCAACAGCAACCACggcctctccaacaacaacagcaggagctccaacaacaacagcaggtcaaaaaacctccacagatgatccaacaacaaccacagccgctacAAAAACAatagcagctccaacaacaaccacagctactccaacaacaaccacggcctCTGCAACAATAAcggcagcagctccaacaacaaccaaagcagctccaacaatgaccTCAAgtactccaacaacaaccacagctgctataacaaccacagctgctaccACAACAACgacagcaacaacagccacagctgctccaacaaccaccactgaaggtccaacaacaaccacagcaacaacaaccacaacagcagctctaacaacaaccacagcagctccaacaacaacagcagcagatccaacaacgaccacaagtgctccaacaacaaccacagcatctccaacaacaaccatagcctctccaacaacaacggcaggagctccaacaacaacagcaggtcaAAAAACCTCCATAGATGATCCAACaacagcatctccaacaacaaccacagccactacaacaacaacagcagcagctccaacaacaaccacagctgctccaccaacaaccacatcagctccaacaacaaccacagcagctccaacaccaacaacagctgctccaacaaccactgcaacaacaaccacaacagcagctctaacaacaaccacagcagctatgacaacaacagaagcagctccaacaacgaccacaagtgctccaacaacaacaacagcatctccaacaacaaccatagcctctccaacaacaagagcaggagctccaacaacaacatcaggTCAAAAAACCTCCATAGATGATCCAACaacagcatctccaacaacaaccaaagccACTAcgacaacaacagcagcagctccaacaacaaccacagctgctcacacaacaactacagcaacaacaacctcagctgctccaacaacaaccacagcaacaacaaccacaacctcaacagcagctctaacaacaaccacagctgctcccacaaccataacagcagttccaacaacaaccatcccggctcca
This portion of the Labrus bergylta chromosome 22, fLabBer1.1, whole genome shotgun sequence genome encodes:
- the LOC136177533 gene encoding uncharacterized protein produces the protein VPTTTVALTTTTAAPTTITAVPTTSTIDPKTTAAPTTTAAPTATTTSPTQTTAAPTTTTSAPITSTAAPTTTTAAPTTTATPTTTVAAPTTTTASPTPTIAAPTTTTAFPKTSKAALTTTTAAPTTKTSFPTTTTAAPTTNTATSTPTTTTTAPTPTIAAQTTTTAAQTTTTATPTTTTAAPTPTTAAHTMTAIPTTTAAPISTTAAPTTTSSPTTTPAPQTTTAAPTTTTSAQTTTTALLQQPHLLQQPHRPHKPPQQLQQQQLQLKQQQQQFQPHPQLIQKPQLLQQQQHRYKNNSSSNNNHSYSNNNHGLCNNNGSSSNNNQSSSNNDLNRYKNNSSSNNNHSYSNNNHGLCNNNGSSSNNNQSSSNNDLNRYKNNSSSNNNHSYSNNNHGLCNNNGSSSNNNQSSSNNDLKYSNNNHSCYNNHSCYHNNDSNNSHSCSNNHH